One Streptomyces sp. CNQ-509 DNA window includes the following coding sequences:
- a CDS encoding DUF402 domain-containing protein, with the protein MADLVRVIYRKYDGTLHWNSTMRRLGEDEHGVWLGQPAGGTTRKGTGPPVVFECAHVALFPRDAWWTAEFNAPPRRTDLYADITTPPRWRSAAEVTMVDLDLDVARRRGEREPRLLDEDEFADHRVRYGYSEETVARATASAAWLMAAVAAGTEPFAGAYLHWLEQVAEG; encoded by the coding sequence ATGGCCGACCTGGTACGCGTGATCTACCGCAAGTACGACGGCACCCTCCACTGGAACTCGACCATGCGCCGCCTCGGCGAGGACGAGCACGGCGTGTGGCTCGGCCAGCCCGCGGGCGGTACGACGCGCAAGGGCACCGGCCCGCCCGTGGTCTTCGAGTGCGCGCACGTGGCCCTCTTCCCCCGCGACGCCTGGTGGACCGCCGAGTTCAACGCCCCGCCGCGGCGCACCGACCTCTACGCGGACATCACCACGCCGCCGCGGTGGCGCTCGGCCGCGGAGGTCACGATGGTCGACCTGGACCTCGACGTCGCCCGGCGGCGCGGGGAGCGCGAGCCGCGGCTGCTGGACGAGGACGAGTTCGCCGACCACCGGGTGCGCTACGGCTACTCCGAGGAGACCGTCGCGCGGGCGACGGCGTCGGCCGCGTGGCTGATGGCGGCGGTGGCGGCGGGCACGGAGCCGTTCGCCGGGGCGTACCTGCACTGGCTCGAACAGGTGGCGGAGGGCTAG